A genomic region of Gemmata massiliana contains the following coding sequences:
- a CDS encoding DUF3040 domain-containing protein, whose protein sequence is MIAVPHVSGSGTISTTYRPITVTRGYSDTAGQMEISTRVAKQYWFWVREEKTGREIRVEYHAGIPTVRKGHRVSVIFVMDKESGSEAQVAIINHTSEESLLLQEPASALQHLKVESRWTESDPRFKDGHHTPQLTPFVNRHQNRILGGIAGSSLGLTAFLIGIKTAVVVIVVLGIAIALAGIGLLLGLASPHLTSKHTFDEFPTTIRCSVETEFAEMLRNYASHLHG, encoded by the coding sequence TTGATCGCCGTTCCGCACGTTTCCGGCTCGGGTACCATTTCGACAACCTACCGGCCGATCACCGTCACGCGGGGGTACTCCGATACTGCTGGCCAAATGGAAATCAGCACGCGAGTAGCCAAACAATACTGGTTCTGGGTTCGTGAAGAGAAGACGGGTCGGGAAATACGTGTCGAGTACCACGCTGGCATCCCAACGGTTCGCAAAGGCCACAGGGTTTCCGTGATATTCGTAATGGATAAAGAATCGGGAAGTGAAGCACAGGTGGCAATCATCAATCACACGTCCGAAGAATCACTACTACTTCAAGAACCCGCCTCCGCCTTGCAGCATTTGAAAGTCGAATCCAGATGGACTGAGAGTGACCCACGGTTCAAAGACGGGCACCACACTCCCCAGCTTACTCCATTCGTGAATCGGCACCAGAACCGAATACTCGGGGGAATTGCAGGAAGCTCTTTGGGTCTCACGGCGTTCCTGATCGGGATCAAAACCGCAGTCGTAGTGATCGTCGTTCTCGGGATCGCTATTGCTCTAGCTGGGATCGGGTTACTGCTCGGGCTTGCGAGCCCCCACCTCACCTCGAAACACACCTTTGACGAATTCCCAACGACCATCCGCTGCTCCGTGGAAACCGAGTTTGCTGAAATGCTGAGGAACTACGCTTCCCATCTCCACGGCTGA